A genomic region of Gammaproteobacteria bacterium contains the following coding sequences:
- a CDS encoding LacI family DNA-binding transcriptional regulator produces MPTHKIKAIDIAHLAGVSQPTVSRALRNSPLVSKKTREKVQAIAKELNYKVDVHASNLRTQHTNTLALLIRRDSDDQSTMINPFFTTMLTSITHAAARHGYDLLVSFQQLSQDWIADYESSKKADGIIFLGYGAYTDYIERISSLKDSDAHIVTWGPVVEGQPGYFVGCDNFSGGYQVAKHLLELGHKNIAFIGDISDDSPEYRDRFNGFSTALQEADLTIDPLMHHGAHSSEECGYTAARELLNRDMDFTAVFCVSDLIAIGAIRAFNKHGLNVPEDISVAGFDD; encoded by the coding sequence ATGCCGACCCATAAGATCAAAGCCATAGACATTGCTCACCTCGCCGGGGTATCACAACCCACGGTATCGCGAGCATTGCGTAATAGTCCATTGGTGAGCAAAAAAACCCGTGAAAAAGTTCAAGCCATTGCCAAAGAACTGAATTATAAAGTGGATGTGCACGCGAGCAACTTACGCACCCAGCACACTAACACCCTTGCGCTTTTGATCCGGCGTGATTCGGATGACCAATCCACCATGATCAATCCGTTTTTCACCACCATGCTCACAAGCATTACACATGCCGCTGCACGTCACGGATATGACCTATTGGTTTCATTCCAGCAACTCAGCCAGGACTGGATCGCCGATTACGAATCGTCAAAAAAAGCCGATGGCATTATCTTTTTAGGCTACGGTGCCTACACCGATTACATTGAACGCATTTCATCCTTAAAAGACAGTGACGCACACATCGTGACCTGGGGGCCTGTGGTAGAGGGTCAACCGGGGTATTTTGTTGGTTGTGATAATTTTTCCGGTGGTTACCAGGTTGCAAAACATTTGCTAGAACTTGGGCACAAGAATATTGCTTTTATCGGAGATATTTCTGATGACAGTCCGGAATACCGTGATCGCTTTAACGGGTTCTCCACTGCTTTGCAGGAAGCGGATTTAACCATCGACCCGCTAATGCACCATGGCGCACACTCTTCCGAGGAGTGTGGTTATACCGCCGCCCGGGAACTGTTAAATCGTGACATGGATTTCACCGCCGTATTTTGTGTCAGTGATTTGATTGCGATTGGAGCCATTCGAGCCTTTAATAAACATGGCCTGAATGTACCGGAAGATATTTCTGTGGCCGGTTTTGATGACAT